TTTGGGTTCTTACCAACGATTGGTGGATATTTTATGTCCCGCCTTTTACCTCATTTAAAGAAATTTTCTTCCTCAATGAAATTTATTGAAGAAGAAAGTTCCGACACGATGCTAGAACTCGTCAAAACTGGTAAAGTTCCCATTGCCATTATTGGGAGTGATGAACCAACGTTCAATGATAACTCACTCATCCAAATTCCTTTAAAACAAGAAGACATGGCGTTATGGGTTTCAAAAAGCAACCCTCTTTCTACCAAAAAAAAAATCTCCCCTACAAGTTGTAAGGAAGATGTGTTTATTTCACTTGAGAAAGGCTACATGCACCACCGTATTTTTGATGACTGGGTTCGCTCTCACCATTTAAATTCTATTCAGACAATTTACACAAAAGAAATTCAAACAGCTCTCTCTATTGCCAGTTCAACTAATATGATTGCTTTTTTAAGCGACATTTTAGTGCGCGAACATTCTGGACTGGTAAAAGTTGAACTAGAGCAACCTCCTCAAATCTATATTAGTCTTATTGTGAATAAAAAAATTCATCAATCCAATACGTTTCAAACTGAATTTAATCAAACGATTATTGATTTGACTAAAAGCTTTGGGAAACCTTTTAAAGTAGAGTAATCATCTATTTAATGTGACGTTGGTGAGTCGGTTAATGTATAGGTCAATGTTGCTGTATAAGTATCTTGTAAATTTCCAGCTGGGATTTTTAATTGAATTTTATCTGTTGGATACTGTATAGTCCAGCTACCATAACCTTTACCGACATCAGCTGTCACAATATTAACAGCATCTTCACCAGAAGACACAATCTTTCCTTTGTCATCTCCAGTAAAGGCATTATCTGTTGTCAATGTATTAGGTAAAATGGCGCTAGTATCACCATTTGTTGTGGTTGTTGGTGTCACACTAGGATAAAACAATTGAGCACCAGTCAGTTGCTTATCTTTAGTACTTCCTGTAAAATGACTCAATTTGGTAGACAATTGCCATCCAGGAGCATTACCACTTAGTTCTTGAATAGAAATATTCACATCATTTGAATTAGTCGTTACGGTATCTTCTGCTGAAATAGTCGCATCTTTAAATGTAATATCTGATGCCTCTGTCAATTTTAATGTCTCTGTCGGAGCCACCAATTTAAATGTAGCAGTCGCATCTTTATTAACAGATTCAGCAAACGTCACACTACTTGTCATTAAAGCAATAGCGGACAAGCTTAACCCAAATAGTATGTTCTTTATATTATGTGATTTCATTCTATCTCCTCCTAAATTATATTGTTGGTCCATCTGTTAAGGTATAAGTCAATGACGATTCATAGTTTCCCGCAAGGTTACCTGCAGGTATGTTTAATTCTAATTTATGAGTTGCATCATACGTTCCCGTCCATTGACCATTTCCTTTTCCAGATACAGATTTTATTAATACTTTATTACTTGGTGTATTTGAAGAGTTAATCCTTATACCCTTGACTAAAGAATCTTCAAAGCTTTCATCCGTTGCGAGAGTTTCAGGTGTACGCTCAGCCACATCAACTGTTGCATTTGTCGTCAATGTAATGGCTGGATAAAACAATTGAACACCTTTTAATACTCGACTATTGGAGGAATCTTTAAATTCGCCTAAAGATACAGAAAGAGACCAACCCGGAGCATCTCCACGAATGTCAGTTATGACAAGATTAGGTGATTGTTCTTCTGTTAATGTCATATCTGTAATACCTATTGCCTTAGATCCAAAATTTAAATCAGATGCTTTAGTAATCTCTAACAATGAAACAGAAGGATCGGTATTTTGGATTAAGTTAACTGTCGCTTTTTGTGTCTTAGTATCCATATCTACTGCTAATACAGTTTCTCCTATGATTAGAGTAGATAAAAGTAAGGTAAAACAAAACAATATTTTTTTCATAGTACTTCTCCTAACTTGTAATCTGTTTATTTTACGCCATCAACTAATTGCCAAGTCAATGTTGCTTTATAACCAGTATTTGCAGTAATACTATTAGTTGGAGCACTAAAAACTATATGTTCATTATCTGTTGCACCAGCTTCTGCTGTATATCTTGCTAACCATGTTCCTCGTCCTGTTCCCTTATCAGCTGATAATAAGGTTTGTACCCCTGTATTACCAGCAGACAAACTAATATCATGTGTCTTAGCAAGGTCAACATCACTACCATCTACAGTATCATTACTTGTAACAGCTTCACCATTTTTAAATGATATAGTAGCACCCGTAATTGGCTTATTCGTATTTTTAGTATCAGTTGGAACAAAATCTCCTAGAGATACATTTAATTTCCAACCTGCTGCAGTTCCTCTTAAATCACTCACTTGATAAAATCTAGGCGTATCATTCTTAACATTGGCTGTCACAGTTTTACTTGTAATCTCAATATCACTACCAAAATCTAAGTTAGATAAATAGTTAATTTGTAAAGCACCAGTTTGTCCAGTTGTATTTCCATCATTTGGATCGGTTGGACCTGGTTTAGTAGGG
This genomic stretch from Vagococcus sp. CY52-2 harbors:
- a CDS encoding LysR family transcriptional regulator, whose translation is MNLKDLLYFNHLAHTLSFTATAEHFYVSQPSISMAIKRLENELDTILIDRKRIHKKLSLTETGDILYRYSHQILKSVEQAEEEIHDFKHQIVYFGFLPTIGGYFMSRLLPHLKKFSSSMKFIEEESSDTMLELVKTGKVPIAIIGSDEPTFNDNSLIQIPLKQEDMALWVSKSNPLSTKKKISPTSCKEDVFISLEKGYMHHRIFDDWVRSHHLNSIQTIYTKEIQTALSIASSTNMIAFLSDILVREHSGLVKVELEQPPQIYISLIVNKKIHQSNTFQTEFNQTIIDLTKSFGKPFKVE
- a CDS encoding WxL domain-containing protein, with protein sequence MKSHNIKNILFGLSLSAIALMTSSVTFAESVNKDATATFKLVAPTETLKLTEASDITFKDATISAEDTVTTNSNDVNISIQELSGNAPGWQLSTKLSHFTGSTKDKQLTGAQLFYPSVTPTTTTNGDTSAILPNTLTTDNAFTGDDKGKIVSSGEDAVNIVTADVGKGYGSWTIQYPTDKIQLKIPAGNLQDTYTATLTYTLTDSPTSH
- a CDS encoding WxL domain-containing protein; translated protein: MKKILFCFTLLLSTLIIGETVLAVDMDTKTQKATVNLIQNTDPSVSLLEITKASDLNFGSKAIGITDMTLTEEQSPNLVITDIRGDAPGWSLSVSLGEFKDSSNSRVLKGVQLFYPAITLTTNATVDVAERTPETLATDESFEDSLVKGIRINSSNTPSNKVLIKSVSGKGNGQWTGTYDATHKLELNIPAGNLAGNYESSLTYTLTDGPTI
- a CDS encoding WxL domain-containing protein produces the protein MKKQVKLISVISLSAIFMASFGTTIMAAEGENAESNATIKAIAGGNTPVKPVNPTDPKDPTKPGPTDPNDGNTTGQTGALQINYLSNLDFGSDIEITSKTVTANVKNDTPRFYQVSDLRGTAAGWKLNVSLGDFVPTDTKNTNKPITGATISFKNGEAVTSNDTVDGSDVDLAKTHDISLSAGNTGVQTLLSADKGTGRGTWLARYTAEAGATDNEHIVFSAPTNSITANTGYKATLTWQLVDGVK